Genomic segment of Pseudomonas sp. DY-1:
CGTCGACCTCTGCGGCCGGGAGCCTGTCCTGTTTGAGTCCGAAGGCGATGTTCTGCGCAACAGTCATATGCGGGAAGAGCGCATAGGACTGGAACATCATGTTGATCGGGCGCTCGTAGGGCGGCATATCGGTGATATCGACGCCGTCGAGGAAGATGCGCCCTTCAGACGGCCGCTCGAACCCAGCGAGCATCCGCAGCAAAGTTGATTTACCCGAACCGGAACCACCGAGCAGGGCGAAAATCTCGCCTTTCTTGATGTCCAGGGACACGCTGTCCACGGCCACCGTCTCGTCGAACTTCTTGGTTACCCGGTCGATCTTTACCAGCACCTCTTTGGGTTGCTGGTTGCCCTCGAGGGCTTTCTTGTAGGCACCGGAGGCTATTGCCATTACCACACTCCCAGAAATTGCTACCCGACCACCGCGGCCGGGCGGGTTTGTACAGCATGGGCGTGAATCAGGCGTCCTGCCTGATGCCGCCTGGGTTGAGCCAGCGCGCCCGCCACACTACGGGCAGCGCCGGCCTTGCATCACTTGCCCGACTTGACCTTGGTCCAGCTGCGGGTCATCAGCCGCTGGACCTTCGGCGGCAGCTCCGCCGAAACATAGAGCTTGTCCAGCACCGCTTGTGGCGGGTAGACGGACTCATCGGTGCGTACTTCCTGATCCATGAACTCCCCAGACTTGAGGTTGGGGTTTGCATACCCGACGTAATCGCTGACTTTCGCGATCACCTCGGGCTTGAGCAGATAGTTGATGAAAGCGTGGGCGTCCTTGGCGTTCGCTGCATCGACCGGAATGGCCAGCATGTCGAACCAGAGGTTGCCGCCTTCTTTCGGGATCGCGTAGGCGATCTGGATGCCCTTGCCTGCTTCCTCGGCGCGCGAGGCGGCCTGGAAGATGTCACCGGAGAAGCCGGCGGCGACGCAGATGTCACCATTGGCCAGATCGCCGATGTACTTGGACGAGTGGAAGTAGGTCACGTAGGGACGTACCGCCATCAGCTTCTCCTCGGCCTTCTTGTAGTCGTCCGGGTTGGTGCTGTTCGGGTCCAGGCCCATGTAGTTCAGCACGGCGGGGATCATCTCATCCGCCGAGTCGAGGAAGGCCACGCCACACTGGCTGAGCTTCTTGATGTTCTCGGGTTCGAAGATGGCCGCCCACGAATCGATGTGGTCGACACCAAGCGCGGCCTTGACCTTCTCGACGTTGTAACCGATGCCATTGGTGCCCCACAGGTAGGGAACGGCGTACAGGTTGCCCGCGTCATTGCGCTCGAGTTGCTTGAGCAGGTTGGGGTCCAGGTTCTGCCAGTTGGGCAGCTGGCTGCGGTCGAGTTTCTGGAACGCACCCGCCTTGATCTGTTTGCCGAGGAAGTGGTTCGACGGCACAACCACGTCATAACCGGTGCGGCCCGCCAGCAACTTGCCTTCCAGGGTCTCGTTGGAGTCGAAGACGTCATACACCGGCTTGATGCCGGTTTCCTTCTGGAAATCCGCCAGGGTGGTCTCGCCGATGTAGTCCGACCAGTTGTAGATATGCACCGTCTGATCCGCCTGGACCTGGGAAACCAGGGTCAGGGTGGCGGCGGCAGTGATCATCATCTTGCGGATGGGGGATTGCACAGGTTCGTCCTCTTGTTGTCTCCGGACAGTGCCGGAAGGAGCCCAGGTTTTTCCTGCAACCCAGGCAAGTCAACTTGCGGTGTACCGCAGCGCGGTCCGGGCACCGGCGGGAAAACCCGCCGGGCACGGCAGCCGTGCTTACTTGCCCGACTTGATGGTGGTCCAGGTACGGGTCATGGCGCGTTGCACCTTGGCCGGCAGATCAGGGAAAGCATAGAGCTTGGCCATGGTCTCCTGGGTCGGGTAGATACCCGGGTCCTTGCGGATAGCCTCATCGACCAGCGCAGTGGCAGCGGCGTTGCCGTTGGGGAACTGCACCTCGTTGGTGATCTCGGCCATGATTTCCGGCTTCATCAGGAAGTTCATGAAGGCATAGGCGGCATCCGGGTTGGCGGCATCGGCCGGGATGGCGACCATGTCGAAGAAGGTGCCTGCGCCTTCTTTCGGAATGTTATAGGCGACCGTCACACCACCCTTGGCCTCCTCGGCGCGGGACTTGGCCTGGTACACGTCACCCGAGTAGCCCACTGCCACGCAGAGGTTGCCGTTGGCCAGGTCGGAGATGTACTTGGAGGAGTGGAAATAGGTGACGTACGGACGGATCTTGAGGAACAGCGCCTCGGCTTCCTTCAGCTGCTTCGGGTCCTGGCTCAATGGATCGTGACCCAGGTACTTCAGCGCAATAGGCAGGATCTCGGTCGGCGAGTCGAGGAAGGAGACGCCGCAGGACTTCAGCTTCTCGATATTCTCCGGCTTGAACAGCAAGTCCCAGGAATCGACCGGAGCGCTGTCGCCCAGTACAGCCTTGACCTTTTCCGGGTTGTAGCCGATGCCGATGGAGCCCCACATGTAGGGGAAGGCGTACTGGTTACCCGGGTCGGAAACTTCGACGGTTTTCAGCAGATTCGGGTCCAGGTTCTTCCAGTTCGGCAGCTTGGACTTGTCCAGCGGCTGGTAAACCTTGGCCTTGATCTGCTTGGCCAGGAAGTTGTTGGACGGCACCACGATGTCGTAACCCGACTTGCCAGCCAGCAGCTTGGCTTCAAGGGTCTCGTTGGAGTCGAAGACGTCGTAGACGACCTTGATGCCGGTTTCCTTGGTGAACTTCTCGACGGTATCGGCTGCAATGTAGTCCG
This window contains:
- a CDS encoding polyamine ABC transporter substrate-binding protein, with the translated sequence MITAAATLTLVSQVQADQTVHIYNWSDYIGETTLADFQKETGIKPVYDVFDSNETLEGKLLAGRTGYDVVVPSNHFLGKQIKAGAFQKLDRSQLPNWQNLDPNLLKQLERNDAGNLYAVPYLWGTNGIGYNVEKVKAALGVDHIDSWAAIFEPENIKKLSQCGVAFLDSADEMIPAVLNYMGLDPNSTNPDDYKKAEEKLMAVRPYVTYFHSSKYIGDLANGDICVAAGFSGDIFQAASRAEEAGKGIQIAYAIPKEGGNLWFDMLAIPVDAANAKDAHAFINYLLKPEVIAKVSDYVGYANPNLKSGEFMDQEVRTDESVYPPQAVLDKLYVSAELPPKVQRLMTRSWTKVKSGK
- a CDS encoding polyamine ABC transporter substrate-binding protein, which produces MIKTFGKTLLAITLAGAVAGMAQADDKVLHVYNWSDYIAADTVEKFTKETGIKVVYDVFDSNETLEAKLLAGKSGYDIVVPSNNFLAKQIKAKVYQPLDKSKLPNWKNLDPNLLKTVEVSDPGNQYAFPYMWGSIGIGYNPEKVKAVLGDSAPVDSWDLLFKPENIEKLKSCGVSFLDSPTEILPIALKYLGHDPLSQDPKQLKEAEALFLKIRPYVTYFHSSKYISDLANGNLCVAVGYSGDVYQAKSRAEEAKGGVTVAYNIPKEGAGTFFDMVAIPADAANPDAAYAFMNFLMKPEIMAEITNEVQFPNGNAAATALVDEAIRKDPGIYPTQETMAKLYAFPDLPAKVQRAMTRTWTTIKSGK